A part of Gramella sp. MAR_2010_147 genomic DNA contains:
- a CDS encoding M12 family metallopeptidase, translating to MKKLKLILLLPILVFIGCSEDPITDQIENENQTQTSKQSDDITEVAFPDDYGSVTDVYYTGIKLPVEDVNGQYVYQGDIIIPKNKASKSPVKVVYEKGEIAPQKSVGRTSSYWPDNTVYYSIDSSLPDTDRVYDAISHWEANTNIEFVKRSGQSNYIYFTPGSGCSSYVGMTGGRQNITLADACSTGNTIHEIGHAMGLWHEQSRVDRNSYITIHFNNIQSGRDYNFETYEENNYDGKEFTTQLDFGSIMMYSPYAFSSNGQPTITKKDGSTYSVQRSALSNGDVQGINSMYPSSGGGGTTPTYLNGEYYTINGLTVLRNWDRWFYNSTIGWMQVELVDGRWRYVF from the coding sequence ATGAAAAAATTGAAGTTGATCCTCTTGCTACCAATCCTTGTGTTTATTGGTTGTAGCGAAGACCCTATTACAGATCAAATCGAAAACGAAAATCAAACCCAAACAAGCAAACAAAGTGATGATATTACCGAAGTGGCATTTCCAGATGATTATGGAAGTGTAACGGATGTTTACTATACAGGGATTAAGTTACCTGTTGAAGATGTAAACGGACAGTATGTGTACCAGGGAGATATCATTATCCCTAAAAATAAAGCTTCTAAAAGTCCGGTAAAAGTAGTTTATGAAAAAGGCGAAATTGCACCGCAAAAGAGTGTTGGCCGTACTTCTTCCTACTGGCCTGATAATACGGTGTATTATAGTATTGATAGTAGTCTGCCTGATACAGATCGTGTTTATGATGCTATTAGTCACTGGGAAGCCAATACTAATATTGAATTTGTAAAGCGTTCAGGGCAATCAAATTACATCTATTTCACACCGGGATCAGGATGTTCCTCATATGTGGGAATGACAGGTGGAAGACAGAATATAACATTAGCAGACGCTTGCTCTACGGGAAATACCATACATGAGATAGGTCATGCTATGGGCTTATGGCATGAGCAAAGTAGGGTAGACAGGAATAGTTATATCACAATTCATTTTAATAATATTCAAAGCGGGCGTGACTATAATTTCGAGACTTACGAAGAGAATAATTACGACGGAAAAGAGTTTACTACACAGCTTGATTTTGGATCTATTATGATGTATAGTCCTTATGCTTTTTCAAGTAATGGACAGCCAACTATTACAAAAAAGGATGGATCTACCTATAGTGTTCAAAGATCTGCTTTATCTAATGGTGATGTCCAGGGGATAAATTCAATGTATCCATCTTCTGGTGGAGGCGGTACGACTCCTACTTATTTGAATGGAGAATATTATACTATAAACGGACTTACAGTTCTTAGAAACTGGGATAGATGGTTCTACAATTCTACTATAGGTTGGATGCAGGTAGAGCTTGTTGATGGGAGATGGAGATATGTCTTCTAA
- a CDS encoding LuxR C-terminal-related transcriptional regulator, whose protein sequence is MEKKQLLLVSKNQDFSKKIIEQVSVNYEITVEKSIHVAYNIALTLLPDTIFFDKTSYSKASDFRNLKNFKSTHFLTKSFLVVYGRNEDLMIMKKRYKSLIDEYLPENMEMDQIAALVLKNCGQKNFNYWHDCFMGLFNLMAQPIVLLQQNNIIAMNDAFKKVFRIEKTNGVKLTDLVNIENKAKVKTSLRNFARGKHMKAVTTTSLLVHNDKLRNARISFSKLSRSITDQFIMLIDFSGDEYFIDDNIGSHADQVEKCFKENSELTDFSFTKREKEVIALLCKGYKTKEISETLFISPKTIEKHRSNIIKRTNSETILESIIYAINHNLVDFPMS, encoded by the coding sequence ATGGAAAAAAAACAACTACTATTAGTTAGTAAGAATCAGGATTTTTCTAAGAAGATTATTGAGCAGGTTAGTGTCAACTATGAAATTACGGTTGAGAAATCTATCCACGTCGCATATAATATTGCGCTTACCCTCCTTCCAGACACCATATTTTTTGACAAGACTTCATATAGTAAAGCTTCAGATTTCAGAAATCTGAAGAATTTTAAGTCAACTCATTTTCTTACAAAAAGTTTTTTAGTTGTTTATGGCAGGAATGAAGATTTAATGATCATGAAAAAGAGATATAAGTCCTTAATTGATGAATATCTGCCAGAAAATATGGAGATGGATCAAATAGCCGCTCTGGTTCTTAAAAATTGCGGTCAGAAGAACTTTAATTACTGGCATGATTGTTTTATGGGACTGTTTAACCTAATGGCACAACCCATAGTTTTACTTCAACAGAACAATATTATCGCCATGAACGATGCTTTCAAGAAAGTTTTTAGAATAGAAAAAACCAACGGGGTAAAACTTACAGACCTGGTTAATATTGAAAATAAAGCAAAGGTTAAAACCAGTCTGAGAAACTTTGCAAGGGGTAAGCATATGAAGGCTGTTACGACAACTTCTTTGCTGGTGCATAATGATAAATTAAGAAATGCAAGGATTAGTTTTTCTAAGCTAAGTCGTAGTATTACAGATCAGTTCATTATGCTCATAGATTTTTCTGGAGATGAATATTTTATTGACGATAATATAGGGAGTCATGCAGACCAGGTTGAAAAATGTTTTAAAGAGAATAGTGAACTAACAGATTTTAGTTTTACCAAAAGAGAGAAAGAGGTGATCGCATTGCTCTGTAAGGGTTATAAAACAAAGGAAATATCAGAGACTTTGTTTATCTCTCCCAAGACTATTGAAAAGCACAGATCTAATATTATAAAAAGAACTAATTCTGAAACTATTCTGGAAAGTATCATTTATGCCATTAATCACAACCTGGTAGATTTTCCAATGTCTTAA
- a CDS encoding M12 family metallopeptidase, whose amino-acid sequence MKIFKCFIAIPLLALTACSDDNLSDSLTEENQSRSIFKDDFTEIAYPGEEGAVSNVYFAGRKLPVEEFNGQYVYQGDIFLPDANISQTPPVNLILEADEKITDKSVGRTQAFWPDNIVYYEIDSSLPNKQRVMDAITHWESNTAVKFVQRTSESNYVDFVPGGGCSSYVGMVGGRQPITLADACSTGNTIHEIGHAVGLWHEQSRADRDQTITVHFDNISSGREHNFYTYEEAGWDGADYSAGLDLGSIMMYSPYSFSANGQPTITKIDGSLYSVQRSALSNGDVEGINVMYPGEVTEPEPTEPEPTEPEPTNPEPEYINGEYYVIEGVMVLRKDDTWWVEKGRKLKEVELIKGRWRFVK is encoded by the coding sequence ATGAAAATTTTCAAATGTTTTATTGCAATTCCGCTATTAGCTCTTACGGCCTGTAGCGATGATAATCTATCTGACTCCCTGACGGAGGAAAATCAATCCCGATCGATTTTTAAAGATGATTTTACAGAAATAGCGTATCCCGGTGAAGAAGGAGCTGTTTCTAATGTTTATTTTGCGGGAAGAAAACTTCCGGTTGAAGAATTTAATGGTCAGTATGTTTATCAGGGAGATATCTTTCTTCCAGATGCAAATATATCTCAAACACCACCTGTGAATCTAATTTTAGAGGCAGATGAGAAAATAACCGATAAAAGTGTTGGTCGTACTCAGGCCTTCTGGCCAGACAATATTGTTTATTATGAAATTGACTCATCCTTACCTAATAAGCAGAGAGTAATGGATGCAATTACTCATTGGGAAAGTAATACTGCGGTAAAATTTGTACAGCGAACTTCAGAATCAAATTATGTAGATTTTGTACCTGGAGGCGGATGTTCATCTTATGTAGGAATGGTTGGAGGAAGACAGCCAATTACATTAGCTGATGCGTGCTCCACAGGTAATACTATTCACGAGATAGGACATGCTGTGGGATTATGGCATGAGCAAAGTAGGGCAGACAGGGATCAGACTATTACCGTTCATTTTGATAATATTTCTTCAGGTAGAGAACATAATTTTTATACCTATGAAGAAGCGGGTTGGGATGGCGCTGATTATAGTGCAGGTCTGGATCTTGGTTCTATAATGATGTACAGTCCTTATTCATTTTCTGCTAATGGGCAGCCCACTATTACAAAAATTGATGGTTCATTGTATTCTGTACAACGTTCTGCTCTTTCAAATGGTGATGTGGAAGGTATTAATGTTATGTATCCAGGTGAGGTCACTGAGCCAGAGCCAACGGAGCCAGAGCCAACAGAGCCTGAACCAACCAATCCGGAACCAGAATACATCAACGGAGAATATTACGTGATAGAAGGTGTAATGGTTTTAAGAAAGGATGATACCTGGTGGGTTGAAAAAGGTAGAAAACTTAAAGAAGTTGAACTAATTAAAGGTAGATGGAGATTTGTAAAATAA